Within the Agromyces atrinae genome, the region TGCCACTCCCAGCTGTCCTCCTCGACGTTCGCGAGGGCGGCAGCCATGCCGCCCTGAGCGGCACCCGTGTGGGAGCGCGTCGGGTACAGCTTCGAGATGACGGCGGTCTTCGCGCCGGGGCCGGCTTCGATCGCGGCACGCATGCCGGCACCGCCGGCGCCGACGATGACGACGTCGAACTGGTGGTAGTGGACTCCGTCGACGATCCGTACGTCGGCGTCGTTGTTCCAGGGGGACGGGGCGGCAGTCACAGTGCTCCTAGTCAAGCCGAGCAGAACGAGGGGAGCAGATCGGCGGGTGCTCCCACGGGGCAGGGCTCGAAGGTGAAGATGACGAGCGTGCCGAGGACGATGAGGACGACAGCGGATGCCAGGAGGGCACCCTTCAACACGGACTGGATGCGCCCGGGGTTGGTGTAGTCGTTGACGAGGGTGCGCATTCCGTTGGTGCCGTGGATCAGCGCGAGCCAGAGCAGGAGGCAATCCCACCACTGCCAGAACGGCTGGGCCCACTTGCCGCCGACGAATCCGAAGTCGATGGCCTTGACGCCTTCGCCGACCATGAGGTTCACGAAGAGGTGGCCGAAGATCAGCACCACGAGCACGACGCCCGAGGCGCGCATGTAGATCCAGCCCCACTTCTCCCAGTTGATCCCGCGCTTGCGGGCCGGGCGGATCGGAGCGCGGGGGGAGTCGATGGTTGTCGTCATGTCGCTCTCCTCTCCTAGTGGCTGAACACGTTGATCAGGTGGCGGGGGGTGAAGGCCAGCATCGTGACGACCCACAGGCCGATGACGATCCAGAACAGCAGCTTCTGATGGCGCGTCGCCCACGACCAGAAGTCGACGAGGATGATGCGCAGACCATTGAAGGCGTGGAAGACGATGGCGCCGACGAGGGCGACCTCACCGAGGCCCATGATGGGCGTCTGGTACGTGCCGATGACGGCGTTGTACGCCTCGGGGCTCACTCGCACGAGAGCCGTGTCGAGGATGTGGACGAGAAGGAAGAAGAAGATGGC harbors:
- the sdhC gene encoding succinate dehydrogenase, cytochrome b556 subunit, whose translation is MPESPAGTLTESVDSNVGTAKKKHRPGGTLYRGNEGMWSWVLHRITGVAIFFFLLVHILDTALVRVSPEAYNAVIGTYQTPIMGLGEVALVGAIVFHAFNGLRIILVDFWSWATRHQKLLFWIVIGLWVVTMLAFTPRHLINVFSH
- a CDS encoding succinate dehydrogenase hydrophobic membrane anchor subunit, which translates into the protein MTTTIDSPRAPIRPARKRGINWEKWGWIYMRASGVVLVVLIFGHLFVNLMVGEGVKAIDFGFVGGKWAQPFWQWWDCLLLWLALIHGTNGMRTLVNDYTNPGRIQSVLKGALLASAVVLIVLGTLVIFTFEPCPVGAPADLLPSFCSA